The following are encoded in a window of Pseudomonas graminis genomic DNA:
- a CDS encoding DUF721 domain-containing protein produces the protein MAFRPLPARAPAVLLREARPLKAIFSHAQRLAHLQRLLESQLQPAAREHCHVASWREGTLLLIVTDGHWATRLRYQQKRLQRQLVAFKEFANLTRLQLKVQPARTHRREVGHLRDLSVSAAETITATAEGITDPKLRAALERLAAHAVTKEAEKS, from the coding sequence ATGGCATTTCGTCCCCTACCGGCGCGCGCACCGGCTGTTCTCCTGCGCGAAGCCCGGCCGCTCAAAGCCATCTTCAGCCACGCCCAACGCCTCGCGCACTTGCAGCGTCTGCTGGAAAGCCAGCTGCAACCCGCAGCGCGCGAGCACTGCCACGTCGCGTCATGGCGCGAAGGCACACTGCTGCTCATCGTCACCGACGGCCATTGGGCTACTCGACTGCGCTATCAACAGAAGCGGTTGCAACGGCAACTGGTCGCGTTCAAGGAATTCGCCAACCTCACCCGGCTGCAACTGAAGGTACAGCCCGCGAGAACCCACCGGAGAGAGGTGGGACATTTGCGAGACCTTTCGGTGTCCGCAGCCGAAACCATCACCGCCACAGCGGAAGGCATCACCGACCCGAAACTGCGTGCTGCGCTTGAGCGGCTGGCCGCGCATGCCGTGACGAAAGAGGCTGAGAAATCATGA
- the secA gene encoding preprotein translocase subunit SecA, producing the protein MFAPLLKKLFGSKNEREVKRMLKTVQVVNSFEEQMVALSDEQLRAKTDELKARIAKGETLDQLLPEAFAVCREAGKRIMGMRHFDVQLIGGMTLHEGMIAEMRTGEGKTLVATLAVYLNALSGKGVHVVTVNDYLARRDANWMRPLYEFLGLTVGVVTPFQPPEEKRAAYASDITYGTNNEFGFDYLRDNMAFSLEDKFQRELNFAVIDEVDSILIDEARTPLIISGQAEDSSKLYTEINKLIPKLEQHIEEVEGQVTQQGHYSIDEKSRQVELNESGHQFIEEMLTEVGLLAEGESLYSAHNLGLLTHVYAGLRAHKLFHRNVEYIVQDGQILLVDEHTGRTMPGRRLSEGLHQAIEAKEGLNIQAESQTLASTTFQNYFRLYNKLSGMTGTADTEAFEFHQIYALAVMVIPPNKPLARKDFNDLVYLTAEEKYAAIITDIKACLAEQRPVLVGTATIETSEHMSRLLVQEGIEHKVLNAKFHEKEAEIIAQAGRPGALTIATNMAGRGTDILLGGNWEVEVASLEDPTPEQIAQIKADWQKRHQQVIEAGGLHVIASERHESRRIDNQLRGRAGRQGDTGSSRFYLSLEDSLMRIFASDRVKNFMKALGMQSGEAIEHRMVTNAIEKAQRKVEGRNFDIRKQLLEFDDVSNEQRKVIYHMRNSLLAATNIGDTIAEFREEVLDATISAHIPPQSLPEQWNVAGLEAALNSDFGVKLPIQQWLDEDDHLNEDTLRPKLMEAILAAYNEKEDQASAEALRTFEKQILLRVLDDLWKDHLSTMDHLRHGIHLRGYAQKNPKQEYKRESFALFQELLDSIKRDAIRVLSHVQVRREDPAEEEARLRREAEELAQRMQFQHAEAPGLEQPDLLAEDGEDVAVAAAAALSPVRNDQKLGRNELCWCGSGKKFKHCHGQIS; encoded by the coding sequence ATGTTTGCACCTTTGTTAAAAAAACTTTTCGGAAGCAAAAACGAGCGCGAAGTGAAGCGCATGCTCAAGACGGTCCAGGTCGTCAACAGCTTCGAAGAGCAAATGGTCGCCCTCTCGGACGAACAGCTGCGCGCCAAGACCGATGAGTTAAAGGCCCGCATAGCCAAAGGTGAGACCCTCGACCAGCTCTTGCCCGAAGCCTTCGCGGTCTGCCGCGAGGCGGGTAAACGCATCATGGGCATGCGTCACTTCGACGTACAGCTGATCGGCGGCATGACACTGCACGAAGGCATGATCGCCGAGATGCGTACCGGTGAGGGTAAAACCCTCGTCGCGACCCTCGCGGTTTACCTCAACGCACTGTCCGGGAAGGGCGTGCACGTGGTCACGGTGAACGACTACCTGGCACGTCGTGACGCCAACTGGATGCGCCCGCTGTATGAATTCCTCGGTCTGACCGTAGGCGTGGTCACGCCTTTCCAGCCGCCGGAAGAGAAGCGCGCCGCCTACGCCTCCGACATCACCTACGGCACCAACAACGAATTCGGTTTCGACTATCTGCGCGACAACATGGCATTCAGCCTGGAAGACAAATTCCAGCGTGAACTGAATTTCGCCGTGATCGACGAAGTGGACTCGATCCTCATCGACGAAGCCCGTACGCCGCTGATCATCTCCGGCCAGGCCGAAGACAGCTCCAAGCTCTACACCGAGATCAACAAGCTGATCCCCAAGCTCGAGCAGCACATCGAGGAAGTGGAAGGCCAGGTCACCCAACAGGGTCACTACTCCATCGACGAGAAGTCCCGTCAGGTGGAGCTGAACGAGTCCGGTCACCAGTTCATCGAAGAGATGCTCACCGAAGTCGGCTTGCTGGCTGAAGGCGAGAGCCTGTACTCCGCGCACAACCTCGGTCTGCTGACCCACGTCTATGCCGGTTTGCGTGCCCATAAGCTGTTCCATCGCAACGTCGAATACATCGTTCAGGACGGCCAGATCCTGCTGGTTGACGAACATACCGGCCGTACCATGCCGGGTCGTCGTCTGTCCGAAGGCCTGCACCAGGCCATCGAAGCGAAGGAAGGCCTGAACATCCAGGCCGAGAGCCAGACCCTGGCCTCGACCACCTTCCAGAACTACTTCCGTCTCTACAACAAGCTGTCCGGCATGACCGGTACGGCGGACACCGAAGCGTTCGAATTCCACCAGATCTACGCCCTGGCGGTGATGGTCATCCCGCCGAACAAGCCGTTGGCGCGTAAAGACTTCAACGACCTCGTCTACCTGACCGCCGAAGAGAAGTACGCGGCGATCATCACCGACATCAAGGCCTGTCTGGCCGAGCAGCGTCCGGTGCTGGTGGGTACGGCGACGATCGAAACCTCGGAGCACATGTCCCGCCTGCTGGTGCAGGAAGGCATCGAACACAAGGTTCTGAACGCCAAGTTCCACGAAAAAGAAGCTGAAATCATTGCCCAGGCCGGTCGTCCGGGTGCGCTGACCATCGCCACCAACATGGCCGGTCGCGGTACCGACATTTTGCTGGGCGGCAACTGGGAAGTTGAAGTCGCCAGCCTTGAAGACCCGACGCCAGAGCAGATCGCGCAGATCAAGGCCGACTGGCAGAAGCGCCATCAGCAGGTGATCGAAGCGGGCGGTCTGCACGTTATTGCGTCCGAGCGTCACGAATCCCGCCGTATCGACAACCAGCTGCGTGGTCGTGCCGGTCGTCAGGGTGACACGGGTTCGAGCCGTTTCTACCTGTCGCTGGAAGACAGCCTGATGCGCATCTTCGCCTCTGACCGGGTGAAGAACTTCATGAAGGCGCTGGGCATGCAGTCCGGCGAAGCGATCGAGCACCGCATGGTGACCAACGCGATCGAAAAAGCGCAGCGCAAGGTCGAAGGCCGCAACTTCGACATCCGCAAGCAACTGCTCGAGTTCGACGACGTGTCCAACGAACAGCGGAAAGTGATCTACCACATGCGTAACAGCCTGCTGGCTGCGACCAACATTGGTGACACCATTGCCGAGTTCCGCGAAGAAGTTCTTGATGCCACCATCTCCGCGCACATTCCGCCGCAGTCGTTGCCTGAGCAGTGGAACGTGGCCGGTCTGGAAGCCGCGCTGAACAGCGATTTCGGCGTGAAGCTGCCGATCCAGCAGTGGCTCGACGAAGACGATCACCTGAACGAAGACACCCTGCGTCCGAAGTTGATGGAGGCCATTCTGGCGGCCTACAACGAGAAAGAAGACCAGGCCAGTGCCGAGGCGCTGCGCACGTTCGAGAAGCAGATTCTCCTGCGCGTACTGGACGACCTGTGGAAAGATCACCTGTCGACCATGGACCACCTGCGTCACGGCATTCACCTGCGCGGTTACGCTCAGAAGAACCCGAAGCAGGAATACAAGCGCGAGTCGTTTGCCCTGTTCCAGGAGCTGCTCGATTCGATCAAGCGCGACGCCATCCGTGTGCTGTCCCACGTTCAGGTTCGCCGCGAAGATCCGGCCGAGGAAGAGGCGCGTCTGCGTCGGGAAGCCGAGGAGCTGGCCCAGCGCATGCAGTTCCAGCACGCCGAAGCACCAGGCCTGGAGCAGCCGGACCTGCTCGCTGAAGACGGTGAAGACGTCGCGGTAGCCGCTGCGGCCGCACTGTCGCCGGTTCGTAACGACCAGAAGCTGGGTCGCAACGAATTGTGCTGGTGTGGTTCGGGCAAGAAATTCAAGCACTGTCACGGTCAGATCAGCTGA
- a CDS encoding Nudix family hydrolase, with translation MKRIHVAAAVIRGTDGKILIARRADKQHQGGLWEFPGGKVEPAESVEAALSRELHEELGIIVTAARPLIKIKHDYPDKQVLLDVWEVSSFTGEPHGVEGQPLAWVSQRELAEYEFPAANRPIVAAARLPGEYLITPDDLDTPELLRGIRTAVPGGIKLVQLRAPNMYDPKYRDVAVDAVGLCAGKAQLMLKGPREWLGDFPAAGWHLTSEQLRKYASKGRPFPEDRWLAASCHDAEELSLAEQMGVDFVTLSPVLPTQSHPDAQPLGWEKARTLIEGFSKPVYLLGGVGPTDRQHAWECGAQGVAGIRAFWPQG, from the coding sequence GTGAAACGCATCCATGTGGCCGCGGCGGTTATTCGTGGCACCGACGGCAAGATCCTCATCGCCCGACGCGCCGACAAGCAGCATCAGGGCGGCTTGTGGGAGTTTCCCGGCGGCAAGGTTGAACCGGCTGAATCGGTCGAGGCCGCGCTGTCCCGCGAGCTGCACGAAGAGCTCGGCATCATCGTTACTGCGGCGCGTCCGCTGATCAAGATCAAGCACGACTACCCGGACAAACAGGTGTTGCTGGACGTCTGGGAAGTCTCGTCGTTCACCGGCGAACCCCACGGTGTTGAAGGCCAACCCCTGGCGTGGGTATCGCAACGGGAACTGGCCGAGTATGAATTTCCGGCGGCGAATCGGCCGATTGTGGCCGCTGCGCGTTTGCCGGGTGAGTACCTGATCACCCCGGACGATCTGGATACCCCAGAGCTGCTGCGCGGTATACGCACGGCGGTGCCTGGCGGCATCAAGCTGGTTCAGCTTCGCGCGCCGAACATGTACGACCCGAAATACCGTGACGTCGCGGTTGACGCGGTCGGGCTGTGCGCGGGCAAGGCGCAGTTGATGCTCAAGGGGCCGCGGGAATGGCTAGGCGACTTTCCGGCGGCGGGCTGGCACCTGACCAGCGAACAGCTGCGTAAATACGCCAGCAAGGGCCGTCCGTTTCCTGAAGATCGCTGGCTGGCAGCCTCATGTCACGACGCTGAAGAGTTGAGCCTGGCCGAGCAGATGGGCGTGGATTTCGTCACCCTCTCGCCCGTGCTGCCAACGCAGAGCCATCCGGACGCCCAGCCGCTGGGTTGGGAAAAGGCCCGCACGTTGATCGAGGGCTTCAGCAAGCCGGTTTATCTGCTGGGCGGGGTAGGGCCGACGGACCGTCAGCACGCGTGGGAATGTGGCGCGCAGGGTGTGGCCGGAATCAGAGCGTTTTGGCCGCAAGGCTAA
- the lpxC gene encoding UDP-3-O-acyl-N-acetylglucosamine deacetylase encodes MIKQRTLKNIIRATGIGLHSGEKVYLTLKPAPVNAGIVFFRTDLEPVVQINAHALNVGDTTLSTTLFNGDVKVDTVEHLLSAMAGLGIDNAYVELSASEVPIMDGSAGPFVFLIQSAGLEEQDAPKKFIRILKEVCVEEDGKSAKFLPFEGFKVGFEIDFDHPYLKNRTQTACVDFSSTSFVKEVSRARTFGFMKDIEYLRKHNLALGGSVENAIVVDKDGVLNEDGLRYEDEFVKHKILDAIGDLYLLGNSLIGEYQGFKSGHGLNNRLLRALIAQEDAWEVVTFEDASTAPISYMRPVAAV; translated from the coding sequence ATGATTAAACAACGCACCCTGAAAAATATTATCCGTGCCACAGGTATCGGCCTGCACTCTGGGGAGAAGGTTTACCTGACCCTCAAACCAGCGCCTGTGAACGCTGGCATTGTGTTTTTCCGTACCGACCTTGAGCCGGTGGTCCAGATCAACGCTCACGCGTTGAATGTGGGTGACACCACGCTTTCCACGACGCTGTTCAATGGCGACGTGAAGGTCGATACGGTCGAGCACTTGCTGTCGGCCATGGCCGGCCTTGGCATCGATAACGCCTACGTTGAGCTTTCTGCCTCCGAAGTTCCAATCATGGATGGCAGCGCAGGTCCCTTCGTATTCCTGATTCAATCGGCTGGCCTGGAAGAACAGGACGCACCGAAGAAATTCATCCGCATACTTAAAGAAGTGTGCGTAGAAGAAGACGGCAAGTCCGCCAAGTTCTTACCGTTTGAAGGGTTCAAAGTGGGGTTCGAGATCGATTTCGATCACCCTTATCTGAAGAATCGCACTCAAACCGCTTGCGTGGATTTTTCCAGCACTTCGTTTGTTAAAGAAGTAAGCCGTGCGCGGACATTCGGTTTCATGAAAGACATCGAGTATCTGCGTAAGCACAACCTGGCTCTGGGCGGCAGCGTTGAAAACGCGATCGTCGTGGACAAGGACGGCGTGTTGAACGAAGACGGTCTTCGTTATGAAGACGAGTTCGTGAAGCACAAGATTCTGGATGCCATTGGTGACCTGTATCTGTTGGGCAACAGTCTGATCGGCGAGTATCAGGGCTTCAAGTCGGGACACGGTCTGAACAATCGTTTGCTGCGTGCGTTGATCGCTCAGGAAGACGCTTGGGAAGTTGTGACCTTCGAAGATGCCAGCACCGCACCGATCTCTTACATGCGCCCCGTTGCGGCGGTGTAA
- the argJ gene encoding bifunctional glutamate N-acetyltransferase/amino-acid acetyltransferase ArgJ — protein sequence MAVGLGPLPTLHPVPGFELGIASAGIKRPGRKDVVVMRCAEGSSVAGVFTLNAFCAAPVIVAKQRVQGTVRYLLTNTGNANAGTGEPGLAAAERTCAKLAEITGVDASAVLPFSTGVIGEPLPVEKIEGALQAALDDLSVDNWAAAATGIMTTDTLPKGASRQFVLDGVTVTVTGISKGAGMIRPNMATMLGYIATDAKVAPGVLQDLIRDGANKSFNRITIDGDTSTNDCCMLIATGQADLPAVTEAKGPLFEALKKAVFEVCMDVAQAIVRDGEGATKFVTVEVNGGGNHQECLDVGYTVAHSPLIKTALFASDPNWGRILAAVGRAGVPNLDVSKIDVFLGDVCIASKGARASTYTEEQGSLVMAQEEITIRIELGRGDCSETIWTTDLSHEYVKINAEYRT from the coding sequence ATGGCTGTTGGTCTTGGTCCTTTGCCGACGCTGCACCCGGTTCCCGGTTTTGAACTTGGCATCGCTTCCGCCGGCATCAAGCGCCCGGGGCGCAAAGATGTCGTGGTCATGCGCTGCGCCGAAGGCTCCAGCGTCGCGGGTGTGTTTACGCTGAACGCCTTTTGCGCGGCGCCGGTCATCGTCGCCAAACAGCGCGTGCAGGGCACCGTGCGTTATTTGCTGACCAACACCGGCAATGCCAACGCGGGCACGGGTGAACCTGGGCTGGCGGCTGCCGAGCGGACCTGCGCGAAGCTGGCCGAGATCACCGGCGTGGATGCCAGCGCCGTGCTGCCGTTTTCCACGGGCGTGATCGGCGAGCCATTGCCTGTCGAGAAGATCGAAGGCGCGCTGCAGGCGGCGCTGGATGATTTGTCCGTCGACAACTGGGCTGCGGCGGCCACCGGCATCATGACCACCGACACGCTGCCGAAGGGCGCGAGCCGTCAGTTCGTGCTTGATGGCGTGACAGTCACCGTGACCGGCATCAGCAAAGGCGCGGGCATGATTCGTCCGAACATGGCGACCATGCTCGGTTACATCGCCACCGACGCCAAGGTGGCGCCGGGCGTGCTGCAGGACCTGATTCGCGACGGCGCCAACAAGTCGTTCAACCGCATCACCATCGATGGCGATACATCGACCAATGACTGCTGCATGCTGATCGCCACCGGCCAGGCCGATTTGCCTGCAGTGACCGAGGCCAAGGGTCCGCTGTTCGAAGCGTTGAAAAAGGCCGTATTCGAGGTGTGCATGGACGTCGCGCAAGCTATCGTCCGTGACGGCGAGGGCGCCACCAAGTTCGTGACCGTTGAGGTGAACGGCGGCGGCAATCATCAGGAATGCCTGGACGTGGGTTACACCGTCGCGCATTCGCCGCTGATCAAAACCGCGCTGTTTGCATCAGACCCGAACTGGGGCCGAATCCTGGCGGCCGTGGGTCGCGCAGGCGTGCCGAACCTCGACGTCAGCAAAATCGACGTGTTTCTGGGTGACGTCTGCATCGCCAGCAAAGGCGCTCGGGCCAGCACCTACACTGAGGAGCAAGGCTCGCTGGTGATGGCGCAGGAAGAAATCACCATCCGCATCGAGCTGGGCCGTGGCGACTGCAGCGAAACCATCTGGACCACCGATCTGTCGCACGAGTACGTGAAGATCAACGCGGAATACCGTACCTGA
- a CDS encoding glutathione S-transferase family protein: MSLHLIIGDKRYSSWSLRPWLALVLTGEAFTDQVIRLNQADTTRLILEHSPTGKVPALKCEHGTIVDSLAICEYLAERFPKAGLWPADVAARAQARSACAQMHSGFVGLRSRLPMDLRQDEALEVIAVEAQADIDRMIALWRECRAVSGVKEGFLFGTPGIVDAFFAPVAVRFRTYRVALPADAAAYVETIYQWPAFKRWQQAGLEEG; encoded by the coding sequence ATGAGCCTGCACCTGATCATCGGCGACAAACGTTATTCCTCATGGTCGCTGCGCCCGTGGCTGGCGCTTGTGCTGACCGGTGAGGCGTTCACCGATCAGGTGATTCGCCTGAATCAGGCTGACACCACGCGCTTGATTCTCGAGCATTCGCCGACCGGTAAAGTCCCTGCGCTGAAGTGCGAGCACGGCACCATCGTTGATTCGCTGGCGATCTGTGAGTACCTGGCGGAGCGCTTTCCAAAGGCAGGATTGTGGCCGGCGGACGTTGCCGCCCGCGCTCAGGCTCGGTCGGCGTGCGCGCAGATGCACAGCGGCTTCGTCGGTCTGCGCTCGCGTTTGCCGATGGATTTGCGTCAGGACGAGGCGCTGGAAGTCATCGCGGTCGAAGCTCAGGCCGATATCGACCGCATGATTGCGCTGTGGCGTGAATGCCGCGCGGTGTCGGGTGTGAAGGAGGGCTTCCTGTTCGGCACGCCGGGCATCGTCGATGCGTTCTTCGCACCGGTCGCCGTGCGATTTCGCACCTATCGCGTCGCGCTGCCAGCGGACGCGGCCGCCTACGTCGAAACGATTTATCAGTGGCCTGCGTTCAAGCGCTGGCAGCAGGCGGGTCTGGAGGAAGGTTGA
- a CDS encoding cob(I)yrinic acid a,c-diamide adenosyltransferase: protein MGFRLSKIYTRTGDTGETGLGDGRRVPKDHPRVEAIGEVDSLNSQVGVLLAGLTAAVASHPALQEVIDVLAPCQHRLFDLGGELAMPEYKALNAAEIERLEAAIDHWNEELGPLENFILPGGSTLIAQAHVCRSLARTAERRCQHLNAIEPLAGVGLAYINRLSDLLFVAARIIARREGVAEILWEPAKKPQ from the coding sequence ATGGGATTTCGCTTGTCGAAAATTTACACGCGCACGGGTGACACCGGCGAAACGGGTTTGGGCGATGGTCGCCGAGTGCCGAAGGATCACCCGCGGGTCGAGGCCATTGGGGAAGTTGATTCGCTGAACAGTCAGGTGGGCGTATTGCTGGCCGGCCTTACGGCAGCAGTCGCGAGTCATCCGGCGCTGCAGGAAGTCATCGACGTATTGGCGCCCTGTCAGCATCGGTTGTTCGACCTGGGCGGCGAGCTGGCGATGCCGGAATACAAGGCGCTGAATGCGGCAGAGATCGAGCGCCTGGAAGCGGCGATCGATCACTGGAATGAAGAGCTGGGGCCGCTGGAGAATTTCATCCTGCCGGGCGGTTCGACGTTGATCGCCCAGGCCCATGTGTGCCGAAGCCTGGCGCGTACGGCGGAGCGGCGTTGTCAGCACCTGAACGCGATCGAGCCACTGGCCGGGGTTGGTCTGGCGTACATCAATCGGCTGTCGGATCTGCTGTTTGTTGCGGCGCGGATCATTGCCCGGCGTGAGGGCGTGGCGGAGATTTTGTGGGAGCCTGCGAAGAAGCCGCAGTGA
- a CDS encoding sensor histidine kinase, with the protein MPLRQRLENLPVGQKLLAALLVLLTTVLVVANLTFISAAYYISQEAMAPQALQTIGRLISNPGLSEHALSSTSNAQTLLSELKNYGPLRAAAVYDSSGTRLAQMQQGNKLRMPDHYRDLESWRVTEFRNTQVIPIPKAGQAQGHLLLVASSELPTAFYTGTLTASLGILIFSILLWAGVARQIRRFITEPIYQLEDLSRRVTREENYALRATPGNKDEIGSLAEAFNTMLSRMEAREQQLRRARDESQDAYDQAQGLAEETRHTNRKLELEVQVRSKIEKKLTGFQNYLNSIIDSMPSALIALDEQLYVTQWNQEAGALSGTPLDEALNQPIYSAFPPMRAFLPQIKQTVERHTVTKIERVTWVKGEESRHYALTFYPLTGDAGRGAVIRIDDITQRLSLEEMMVQSEKMLSVGGLAAGMAHEINNPLGAIMHNVQNIRRRLSPDLPKNLEQAQQEGIELAAVNRYLIAREVPQLLDGIQSAGARAAKIVSHMLSFSRRSNRQLAPCDLPALIDQAVEIASNDFDLTIGFDFKGQNIIRQFDPDLGPVPATANELEQVLLNLLKNAAQAIHQRENASEPGRIILRTRLNPPWAEIQVEDNGIGMPESVRKRTFEPFFTTKEIGQGTGLGLSVSYFIITNNHKGQMEVHSTLGQGTCFTLRLPLVDNSIDMPAPQVIGQNDRE; encoded by the coding sequence ATGCCATTGCGCCAGCGCCTCGAAAACCTTCCGGTCGGTCAAAAGCTCCTGGCCGCCCTGCTGGTACTGCTCACCACCGTGCTGGTGGTCGCCAACCTGACGTTCATCAGCGCCGCCTATTACATTTCCCAGGAAGCGATGGCGCCCCAGGCTTTGCAAACGATCGGTCGGCTGATCAGCAATCCCGGCCTGTCCGAGCACGCTCTGTCTTCGACCTCCAACGCCCAGACGTTGCTCAGTGAACTGAAAAACTACGGCCCGTTACGGGCGGCGGCGGTGTACGACAGCAGCGGTACGCGTCTGGCGCAGATGCAGCAGGGCAACAAGCTGCGCATGCCCGACCACTACCGGGATCTGGAGAGCTGGCGCGTTACCGAGTTTCGCAACACTCAGGTCATCCCCATTCCCAAAGCCGGACAGGCGCAGGGCCATCTGTTGCTGGTCGCCAGCAGCGAATTGCCGACGGCGTTCTACACCGGCACGCTGACCGCCAGCCTTGGCATCCTGATTTTCAGCATCTTGCTCTGGGCCGGTGTGGCCCGGCAGATTCGGCGCTTTATCACCGAGCCGATCTACCAGTTGGAAGACCTGTCGCGGCGGGTTACCCGCGAGGAGAACTACGCGCTGCGGGCGACGCCCGGCAACAAGGACGAAATCGGTTCGCTGGCCGAGGCGTTCAACACCATGCTTTCGCGCATGGAAGCCCGTGAGCAGCAGCTCAGACGCGCCCGCGATGAATCCCAGGACGCCTACGATCAGGCGCAGGGTCTGGCGGAAGAAACCCGTCACACCAACCGCAAGCTGGAGCTTGAAGTTCAGGTGCGCAGCAAGATCGAGAAGAAGCTTACGGGCTTTCAGAACTACCTCAACAGCATCATCGACTCCATGCCGTCGGCGCTGATCGCCCTGGACGAGCAGTTGTACGTTACCCAGTGGAATCAGGAGGCCGGCGCCCTGTCCGGTACGCCACTGGACGAAGCGCTGAACCAGCCGATTTACTCGGCGTTCCCGCCGATGCGCGCGTTTTTGCCGCAGATCAAACAGACCGTCGAACGCCACACCGTCACCAAAATCGAGCGCGTGACTTGGGTCAAAGGCGAAGAGTCGCGCCATTACGCCCTCACCTTCTATCCCCTGACCGGCGATGCCGGCCGTGGCGCGGTGATCCGCATCGATGACATCACCCAGCGCCTGTCGCTGGAGGAAATGATGGTGCAGTCGGAGAAAATGCTCTCGGTGGGTGGGCTCGCCGCCGGCATGGCCCATGAAATCAACAACCCCCTCGGGGCAATCATGCACAACGTGCAGAACATCCGCCGTCGGCTGTCGCCCGATTTGCCAAAGAATCTCGAGCAGGCCCAGCAGGAAGGCATCGAGCTGGCGGCGGTGAATCGATACCTGATCGCGCGCGAAGTGCCGCAGTTGCTGGACGGCATCCAGTCAGCCGGAGCGCGGGCGGCAAAGATCGTCAGCCACATGCTCAGCTTCAGCCGCCGCAGCAACCGTCAGTTGGCGCCGTGTGATCTGCCGGCACTGATTGATCAAGCGGTGGAGATCGCCAGCAACGACTTTGACCTGACCATCGGTTTTGACTTCAAGGGCCAGAACATCATTCGCCAGTTCGATCCTGATCTGGGCCCGGTGCCTGCGACGGCCAACGAGCTGGAGCAGGTGCTGCTCAATCTGCTGAAGAATGCCGCTCAGGCCATCCATCAGCGTGAGAATGCCAGTGAGCCGGGGCGCATTATTTTGCGCACGCGCCTGAACCCGCCCTGGGCTGAAATTCAGGTAGAAGACAATGGCATCGGCATGCCGGAAAGCGTACGCAAGCGCACCTTCGAGCCGTTTTTCACCACCAAGGAAATCGGCCAGGGCACGGGCCTCGGGCTGTCGGTGTCGTATTTCATCATCACCAACAATCACAAGGGCCAGATGGAGGTGCATTCCACCCTCGGCCAAGGCACCTGTTTCACCTTGCGTCTGCCGCTGGTGGACAATTCGATAGATATGCCTGCACCACAGGTCATTGGTCAGAACGACCGGGAGTAG